A genomic segment from Longimicrobiales bacterium encodes:
- a CDS encoding metallophosphoesterase — protein MKKLVLVALALILTTSCVGEGEQRIVAFGDVHGDLEAARGALRLAGAIDEQDRWIGGELIVVQTGDQLDRGDQEQAILDLFERLRIESEAAGGAFHALLGNHELMNARLDLRYVTDGGYADFMDVVEYDPSDSVQVWDRSSASFRSSTIAEFEPHQRARVAAFMPGGPYANLLAERQVIARVGDNIFVHGGVLPEHVAYGIDEINSSAQAWLRGEADLPSVLSGSDSPQWTRLYSDDPDSSACSVLEEALNALEAKRIVMGHSIQESGIASACGGQAWRVDVAMAAYYAARNDYGGSVEVLEIVGDSVRVLKDGG, from the coding sequence ATGAAAAAATTAGTGTTGGTAGCGCTAGCTCTGATTTTAACGACCTCGTGTGTCGGGGAAGGCGAGCAGCGCATCGTGGCTTTCGGAGACGTGCACGGGGACCTCGAAGCCGCACGAGGCGCGCTTCGTCTCGCAGGTGCTATCGACGAGCAGGACCGTTGGATTGGTGGCGAGCTCATCGTAGTGCAGACCGGTGACCAACTCGACCGCGGTGACCAGGAACAAGCGATTCTGGATCTCTTCGAGAGGCTAAGGATTGAGTCGGAGGCTGCTGGCGGAGCGTTCCACGCCTTACTGGGCAACCACGAACTCATGAACGCGCGCCTTGACTTGCGTTACGTGACGGACGGCGGCTATGCCGATTTCATGGACGTCGTGGAGTACGATCCTAGTGACTCTGTTCAAGTATGGGACCGATCATCTGCAAGCTTTAGATCTTCAACTATCGCCGAGTTTGAACCACATCAGCGAGCTCGTGTGGCCGCGTTCATGCCTGGTGGTCCTTACGCTAACCTACTGGCTGAGCGGCAGGTGATTGCCCGGGTCGGCGACAACATCTTTGTTCACGGCGGGGTGCTTCCTGAGCACGTCGCGTACGGTATCGACGAGATCAACAGTTCGGCGCAAGCGTGGCTTCGAGGGGAGGCGGATCTTCCCTCAGTGTTGTCCGGCTCGGATAGTCCCCAGTGGACCCGATTGTACTCTGATGATCCTGATTCTTCGGCATGCTCAGTCCTCGAGGAGGCATTGAATGCGTTGGAGGCCAAACGAATCGTCATGGGGCATAGCATCCAAGAGTCCGGGATTGCTAGCGCATGCGGCGGGCAAGCTTGGCGTGTCGACGTAGCCATGGCCGCCTATTACGCGGCAAGAAATGATTACGGCGGCTCGGTAGAAGTACTGGAAATCGTCGGCGACTCGGTCCGGGTGCTCAAGGATGGAGGTTGA